One Neovison vison isolate M4711 chromosome 2, ASM_NN_V1, whole genome shotgun sequence genomic window carries:
- the KHDRBS1 gene encoding KH domain-containing, RNA-binding, signal transduction-associated protein 1 — translation MQRRDDPAARMSRSSGRSGSMDPSGAHPSVRQAPSRQPPLPHRSRGGGGGSRGGARASPATQPPPLLPPSATGPDATVGGPAPTPLLPPSATASVKMEPENKYLPELMAEKDSLDPSFTHAMQLLTAEIEKIQKGDSKKDDEENYLDLFSHKNMKLKERVLIPVKQYPKFNFVGKILGPQGNTIKRLQEETGAKISVLGKGSMRDKAKEEELRKGGDPKYAHLNMDLHVFIEVFGPPCEAYALMAHAMEEVKKFLVPDMMDDICQEQFLELSYLNGVPEPSRGRGVPVRGRGAAPPPPPVPRGRGVGPPRGALVRGTPVRGAITRGATVTRGVPPPPTVRGAPAPRARTAGIQRIPLPPPPAPETYEEYGYDDTYAEQSYEGYEGYYSQSQGDSEYYDYGHGEVQDSYEAYGQDDWNGTRPSLKAPPARPVKGAYREHPYGRY, via the exons ATGCAGCGCCGGGACGACCCCGCCGCGCGCATGAGCCGGTCCTCGGGCCGTAGCGGCTCCATGGACCCCTCCGGTGCCCACCCCTCGGTGCGTCAGGCGCCGTCTCGGCAGCCACCGCTGCCTCACCGGTCCCGGGGAGGCGGAGGGGGGTCCCGGGGGGGCGCCCGGGCCTCGCCCGCCACGCAGCCACCACCGCTGCTGCCGCCCTCGGCCACGGGTCCCGACGCGACAGTGGGCGGTCCAGCACCGACCCCGCTGCTGCCCCCCTCAGCCACTGCCTCCGTCAAGATGGAGCCGGAGAACAAGTACCTGCCCGAACTCATGGCCGAGAAGGACTCGCTCGACCCGTCCTTCACTCACGCCATGCAGCTACTGACGGCAG AAATTGAGAAGATTCAGAAAGGAGATTCAAAAAAGGACGATGAGGAGAATTACCtggatttattttctcataagaaCATGAAGCTGAAGGAGCGGGTACTGATACCCGTCAAGCAGTATCCCAAG tTCAATTTTGTGGGGAAGATCCTCGGGCCACAAGGGAATACAATCAAAAGACTGCAGGAAGAGACTGGTGCAAAGATCTCTGTGTTGGGCAAGGGCTCAATGAGAGACAAAGCCAAG GAGGAAGAGCTGCGCAAAGGTGGAGACCCCAAATACGCCCACTTGAATATGGATCTGCATGTCTTCATTGAAGTCTTTGGACCCCCATGTGAAGCTTATGCTCTCATGGCCCATGCTATGGAGGAAGTCAAGAAGTTCCTAGTACCA GATATGATGGATGATATCTGCCAGGAGCAATTTTTAGAGCTTTCCTACTTGAATGGAGTACCGGAGCCCTCTCGCGGACGTGGGGTGCCAGTGAGAGGCCGAGGAGCTgcacctcctcctccacctgttcccag GGGCCGTGGTGTTGGACCACCTCGGGGGGCTTTGGTACGTGGTACACCTGTGAGAGGAGCCATCACCAGAGGTGCCACGGTAACTCGAGGAGTGCCGCCCCCACCTACAGTGAGGGGTGCTCCAGCACCCAGAGCACGGACAGCAGGCATCCAGAGGATACCTTTGCCTCCGCCCCCTGCACCAGAAACCTATGAAGAATAT GGGTATGATGACACATATGCAGAACAGAGTTATGAAGGCTACGAAGGCTATTACAGCCAGAGCCAAGG GGACTCAGAATATTATGACTATGGACATGGGGAGGTTCAGGATTCTTACGAAGCTTATG GCCAAGACGACTGGAATGGGACCAGGCCATCGCTGAAGGCCCCTCCAGCTAGGCCGGTGAAGGGAGCATACAGAGAGCACCCATATGGacgttattaa